A section of the Cololabis saira isolate AMF1-May2022 chromosome 16, fColSai1.1, whole genome shotgun sequence genome encodes:
- the ptgr2 gene encoding prostaglandin reductase 2 isoform X3, with product MQVKRIVLSSRPGTNGEPVPENFRLEEVTLTPDLKDGDVLVRTLYLSVDPYMRCRMNEDTGTDYLTPWQLSECLDGGGVGVVETSRCSACAEGDVVTSFNWPWQTHAVMKGGGLQKVDPQLVDGHLSHFLGAVGITGLTALLGIREKGHITSGANQTMVVSGAAGACGSLAGQIGRLDGCVRVVGISGSDEKCKALVEDLGFSAAINYRQDDVSARLRERCPDGVDVYFDNVGGPISDAVIAQMNDGGHVILCGQISQYNKDVPYPPPLSAETQEFLQSRSITRERFTVLAYMSKAEAALLELSRWVRSARVKVLETVVSGLENMGGAFCSMMRGGNIGKQVVKISD from the exons ATGCAGGTGAAGAGAATCGTTCTCAGCTCGCGACCAG GTACAAATGGGGAGCCAGTTCCTGAAAACTTCCGCCTGGAAGAAGTGACTTTAACACCTGACCTGAAAGACGGGGACGTTCTCGTTCGGACGCTTTACCTCTCAGTCGACCCTTACATG AGATGCCGGATGAACGAAGACACCGGCACCGATTACCTGACTCCGTGGCAGCTGTCCGAGTGTCTGGACGGCGGAGGCGTTGgcgtggtggagaccagccgcTGCAGCGCGTGCGCTGAGGGAGATGTTGTGACGTCCTTCAACTGGCCCTGGCAGACCCACGCCGTGATGAAAGGAGGCGGGCTGCAGAAG GTTGACCCGCAGCTGGTTGACGGGCACTTGTCCCACTTTTTAGGCGCCGTTGGTATAACGGGCCTCACTGCACTGCTGGGCATCAGGGAGAAGGGTCACATTACCAGTGGCGCTAATCAGACAATGGTCGTGAGTGGTGCAGCTGGTGCCTGCGGCTCCCTCGCTGGACAG ATCGGCAGGCTGGACGGGTGTGTGAGGGTGGTTGGGATCTCCGGTTCTGATGAGAAGTGCAAAGCTTTAGTGGAAGACCTGGGCTTCTCTGCAGCCATCAACTACCGCCAGGACGACGTCTCCGCACGGCTCAGGGAGCGCTGCCCCGACGGCGTGGACGTGTACTTCGACAACGTCGGAGGCCCCATCAGCGACGCCGTTATAGCACAG aTGAACGACGGCGGCCACGTGATCCTCTGCGGGCAGATCTCCCAGTACAACAAGGACGTGCCGTATCCTCCGCCCTTGAGCGCGGAGACGCAGGAGTTCCTGCAGAGCAGGAGCATAACCCGGGAGCGGTTCACGGTGCTGGCCTACATGAGCAAAGCAGAAGCAGCCCTCCTGGAGCTCAGCCGGTGGGTCAGATCAGCCCGAGTCAAG GTACTGGAAACTGTGGTGAGCGGCTTAGAAAACATGGGAG GTGCATTTTGCTCGATGATGAGAGGGGGGAACATCGGCAAGCAAGTTGTAAAGATATCAGACTGA
- the ptgr2 gene encoding prostaglandin reductase 2 isoform X2 translates to MQKSWSGYPAQTQLQGSPYFAEMQVKRIVLSSRPGTNGEPVPENFRLEEVTLTPDLKDGDVLVRTLYLSVDPYMRCRMNEDTGTDYLTPWQLSECLDGGGVGVVETSRCSACAEGDVVTSFNWPWQTHAVMKGGGLQKVDPQLVDGHLSHFLGAVGITGLTALLGIREKGHITSGANQTMVVSGAAGACGSLAGQIGRLDGCVRVVGISGSDEKCKALVEDLGFSAAINYRQDDVSARLRERCPDGVDVYFDNVGGPISDAVIAQMNDGGHVILCGQISQYNKDVPYPPPLSAETQEFLQSRSITRERFTVLAYMSKAEAALLELSRWVRSARVKVLETVVSGLENMGGAFCSMMRGGNIGKQVVKISD, encoded by the exons atgcaaaagAGTTG GTCTGGCTATCCAGCACAAACGCAACTCCAGGGTTCGCCTTACTTTGCAGAGATGCAGGTGAAGAGAATCGTTCTCAGCTCGCGACCAG GTACAAATGGGGAGCCAGTTCCTGAAAACTTCCGCCTGGAAGAAGTGACTTTAACACCTGACCTGAAAGACGGGGACGTTCTCGTTCGGACGCTTTACCTCTCAGTCGACCCTTACATG AGATGCCGGATGAACGAAGACACCGGCACCGATTACCTGACTCCGTGGCAGCTGTCCGAGTGTCTGGACGGCGGAGGCGTTGgcgtggtggagaccagccgcTGCAGCGCGTGCGCTGAGGGAGATGTTGTGACGTCCTTCAACTGGCCCTGGCAGACCCACGCCGTGATGAAAGGAGGCGGGCTGCAGAAG GTTGACCCGCAGCTGGTTGACGGGCACTTGTCCCACTTTTTAGGCGCCGTTGGTATAACGGGCCTCACTGCACTGCTGGGCATCAGGGAGAAGGGTCACATTACCAGTGGCGCTAATCAGACAATGGTCGTGAGTGGTGCAGCTGGTGCCTGCGGCTCCCTCGCTGGACAG ATCGGCAGGCTGGACGGGTGTGTGAGGGTGGTTGGGATCTCCGGTTCTGATGAGAAGTGCAAAGCTTTAGTGGAAGACCTGGGCTTCTCTGCAGCCATCAACTACCGCCAGGACGACGTCTCCGCACGGCTCAGGGAGCGCTGCCCCGACGGCGTGGACGTGTACTTCGACAACGTCGGAGGCCCCATCAGCGACGCCGTTATAGCACAG aTGAACGACGGCGGCCACGTGATCCTCTGCGGGCAGATCTCCCAGTACAACAAGGACGTGCCGTATCCTCCGCCCTTGAGCGCGGAGACGCAGGAGTTCCTGCAGAGCAGGAGCATAACCCGGGAGCGGTTCACGGTGCTGGCCTACATGAGCAAAGCAGAAGCAGCCCTCCTGGAGCTCAGCCGGTGGGTCAGATCAGCCCGAGTCAAG GTACTGGAAACTGTGGTGAGCGGCTTAGAAAACATGGGAG GTGCATTTTGCTCGATGATGAGAGGGGGGAACATCGGCAAGCAAGTTGTAAAGATATCAGACTGA
- the ptgr2 gene encoding prostaglandin reductase 2 isoform X1, translated as MSMKNARKSAVKRRRKLVGGTHLASLAKHRRSGYPAQTQLQGSPYFAEMQVKRIVLSSRPGTNGEPVPENFRLEEVTLTPDLKDGDVLVRTLYLSVDPYMRCRMNEDTGTDYLTPWQLSECLDGGGVGVVETSRCSACAEGDVVTSFNWPWQTHAVMKGGGLQKVDPQLVDGHLSHFLGAVGITGLTALLGIREKGHITSGANQTMVVSGAAGACGSLAGQIGRLDGCVRVVGISGSDEKCKALVEDLGFSAAINYRQDDVSARLRERCPDGVDVYFDNVGGPISDAVIAQMNDGGHVILCGQISQYNKDVPYPPPLSAETQEFLQSRSITRERFTVLAYMSKAEAALLELSRWVRSARVKVLETVVSGLENMGGAFCSMMRGGNIGKQVVKISD; from the exons ATGTCGATGAAAAACG CCAGAAAGTCAGCAGTAAAGCGAAGGAGGAAACTGGTAGGAGGGACTCATCTTGCTTCGCTCGCTAAACACCGTAG GTCTGGCTATCCAGCACAAACGCAACTCCAGGGTTCGCCTTACTTTGCAGAGATGCAGGTGAAGAGAATCGTTCTCAGCTCGCGACCAG GTACAAATGGGGAGCCAGTTCCTGAAAACTTCCGCCTGGAAGAAGTGACTTTAACACCTGACCTGAAAGACGGGGACGTTCTCGTTCGGACGCTTTACCTCTCAGTCGACCCTTACATG AGATGCCGGATGAACGAAGACACCGGCACCGATTACCTGACTCCGTGGCAGCTGTCCGAGTGTCTGGACGGCGGAGGCGTTGgcgtggtggagaccagccgcTGCAGCGCGTGCGCTGAGGGAGATGTTGTGACGTCCTTCAACTGGCCCTGGCAGACCCACGCCGTGATGAAAGGAGGCGGGCTGCAGAAG GTTGACCCGCAGCTGGTTGACGGGCACTTGTCCCACTTTTTAGGCGCCGTTGGTATAACGGGCCTCACTGCACTGCTGGGCATCAGGGAGAAGGGTCACATTACCAGTGGCGCTAATCAGACAATGGTCGTGAGTGGTGCAGCTGGTGCCTGCGGCTCCCTCGCTGGACAG ATCGGCAGGCTGGACGGGTGTGTGAGGGTGGTTGGGATCTCCGGTTCTGATGAGAAGTGCAAAGCTTTAGTGGAAGACCTGGGCTTCTCTGCAGCCATCAACTACCGCCAGGACGACGTCTCCGCACGGCTCAGGGAGCGCTGCCCCGACGGCGTGGACGTGTACTTCGACAACGTCGGAGGCCCCATCAGCGACGCCGTTATAGCACAG aTGAACGACGGCGGCCACGTGATCCTCTGCGGGCAGATCTCCCAGTACAACAAGGACGTGCCGTATCCTCCGCCCTTGAGCGCGGAGACGCAGGAGTTCCTGCAGAGCAGGAGCATAACCCGGGAGCGGTTCACGGTGCTGGCCTACATGAGCAAAGCAGAAGCAGCCCTCCTGGAGCTCAGCCGGTGGGTCAGATCAGCCCGAGTCAAG GTACTGGAAACTGTGGTGAGCGGCTTAGAAAACATGGGAG GTGCATTTTGCTCGATGATGAGAGGGGGGAACATCGGCAAGCAAGTTGTAAAGATATCAGACTGA